One genomic region from Cucumis melo cultivar AY chromosome 9, USDA_Cmelo_AY_1.0, whole genome shotgun sequence encodes:
- the LOC103503391 gene encoding auxin transporter-like protein 3, giving the protein MASEKVETVIAGNYVEMEREEGDSSKPTKGKLSTLFWHGGSVYDAWFSCASNQVAQVLLTLPYSFSQLGMLSGILFQLFYGLMGSWTAYLISVLYVEYRTRKEREKVDFRNHVIQWFEVLDGLLGKHWRNAGLFFNCTFLLFGSVIQLIACASNIYYINDNLDKRTWTYIFGACCATTVFIPSFHNYRIWSFLGLMMTTYTAWYMTVASLIHGQAEGVKHSGPAKMVLYFTGATNILYTFGGHAVTVEIMHAMWKPQKFKLIYLMATLYVLTLTLPSASAVYWAFGDDLLTHSNAFALLPRNGFRDTAVILMLIHQFITFGFACTPLYFVWEKFIGVHETKSLIKRALARLPVVIPIWFLAIIFPFFGPINSTVGSLLVSFTVYIIPALAHMVTFASPSARENAVERAPSLLGGWAGLYSVNIFVVGWVLVVGFGFGGWASMLNFIHQVDTFGLFTKCYQCPPHKH; this is encoded by the exons ATGGCTTCCGAGAAAGTTGAAACTGTAATTGCGGGAAATTATGTTGAAATGGAGAGAGAAGAAGGAGATTCTTCAAAACCCACTAAGGGCAAACTCTCTACCCTCTTCTGGCATGGCGGTTCTGTTTATGATGCATGGTTTAGCTGTGCTTCTAACCAG GTTGCTCAAGTGCTTCTTACACTTCCATATTCATTTTCACAATTGGGGATGCTTTCTGGGATTCTCTTCCAACTCTTCTATGGTTTAATGGGAAGCTGGACTGCGTATCTTATTAGTGTTCTTTATGTTGAATACAGAACTAGAAAGGAAAGAGAGAAGGTTGATTTCAGAAACCATGTCATTCAG TGGTTTGAAGTTCTTGATGGGTTGCTGGGGAAACACTGGAGAAATGCTGGCTTGTTTTTCAATTGTACTTTTCTCCTTTTTGGATCTGTGATTCAATTGATAGCTTGTGCGAG taacatatattatataaacGACAATTTGGACAAGAGAACTTGGACTTACATCTTTGGCGCTTGCTGTGCTACCACTGTCTTCATACCTTCTTTCCACAATTACAGAATTTGGTCCTTCCTTGGCCTCATGATGACAACCTATACTGCTTGGTATATGACCGTTGCTTCCCTTATCCACGGACAG GCTGAGGGAGTGAAGCACTCAGGGCCTGCTAAAATGGTTCTGTACTTCACTGGGGCTACCAACATTCTTTACACCTTTGGAGGACATGCTGTAACAGT GGAAATTATGCATGCCATGTGGAAGCCACAGAAATTCAAGCTTATTTACTTGATGGCAACTCTCTATGTTCTTACATTGACTTTGCCATCAGCTTCTGCTGTTTATTGGGCTTTTGGGGATGACCTCTTGACCCATTCAAATGCTTTTGCTTTGCTTCCTAGAAATGGCTTCAGAGACACTGCTGTCATCCTCATGCTAATCCATCAG TTCATAACATTTGGGTTTGCCTGCACACCTCTCTACTTTGTGTGGGAGAAATTCATAGGAGTGCATGAGACAAAGAGCTTAATCAAGAGAGCTCTCGCCCGACTACCTGTAGTGATACCGATATGGTTTTTGGCAATCATTTTCCCCTTCTTCGGACCGATCAACTCGACAGTCGGATCCCTTCTTGTCAGCTTCACCGTCTACATAATACCTGCTTTAGCTCACATGGTCACATTTGCTTCACCATCAGCCAGAGAG AATGCAGTGGAAAGAGCTCCATCATTGTTGGGAGGTTGGGCAGGGCTGTACTCGGTGAACATATTTGTGGTGGGATGGGTTTTGGTTGTGGGATTTGGATTTGGAGGTTGGGCTAGCATGCTTAACTTCATACATCAAGTTGACACTTTTGGGTTATTCACCAAGTGCTACCAGTGTCCTCCTCATAAGCATTGA
- the LOC103503433 gene encoding uncharacterized protein LOC103503433 yields the protein MTCSEAALDDICRSLKDSYKMLLRFTYILELNNPCIFAIYIVDVDGRFLYFFMALSTSISGWQHCRPVISINGTSLMNKYGGTLLSASTPDANDQIFPLAFCIVDFENDSSWTWFCNQLKRIIGGRNEVVIVSDRHKSICKAIEVVFPNVLHCMCLVHLLRNLKLKYKRIVDTVFHAYACGKAFNIVNFEHEMRLLESSTPGIREELESISFAKWSHAYSPHKKYNVVTINISESLNSAMLKARELPICSMLKVLRMMLQRWFFERRNEPNYQVTDFTKTIEGILREQIKRSRSMMVNLVNNMKYQVIDGTS from the exons ATGACGTGCTCGGAGGCTGCATTAGATGATATTTGCAGATCTCTGAAGGACTCCTACAAGATGCTACTCAGATTTACATACATATTGGAACTCAACAACCCATGTATATTCGCAATATACATAG TTGATGTCGATGGTAGATTTCTTTACTTCTTCATGGCATTATCTACTTCCATTTCTGGTTGGCAACATTGTCGTCCAGTCATTTCTATTAATGGAACGAGTCTGATGAATAAGTACGGTGGTACTTTGTTATCTGCTTCAACACCTGATGCCAATGATCAGATTTTTCCACTAGCCTTTTGCATTGTGGATTTTGAGAATGATTCCTCATGGACCTGGTTTTGCAACCAATTGAAAAGAATTATAGGTGGCCGGAATGAGGTTGTCATAGTATCTGATAGGCATAAAAGTATATGCAAAGCCATAGAGGTAGTATTTCCCAACGTTTTACATTGCATGTGCCTTGTTCATTTACTTAGGAATCTCAAGTTGAAGTATAAGAGAATAGTGGATACCGTATTTCATGCATATGCATGTGGGAAGGCATTTAATATTGTAAACTTTGAACACGAAATGCGTTTGTTGGAATCTTCTACCCCTGGTATACGTGAGGAGCTTGAATCCATTAGTTTTGCTAAGTGGTCTCATGCCTACTCACCACATAAGAAATATAATGTCGTGACCATTAATATATCTGAGAGTTTGAATTCTGCTATGTTGAAGGCTAGGGAGTTACCAATATGTTCAATGCTTAAGGTTTTGCGAATGATGTTGCAAAGATGGTTTTTTGAACGAAGAAATGAACCTAATTATCAAGTGACTGATTTTACCAAAACCATTGAAGGTATATTAAGGGAACAGATTAAACGTAGTCGATCAATGATG GTTAATCTGGTTAATAACATGAAATACCAGGTCATAGATGGAACTTCTTAA